In Flavobacterium sp. CS20, a single window of DNA contains:
- a CDS encoding SdpI family protein: MFMSLENNSTTIILCVLSVITLITGFWFYFNHPKKINIFYGYRTKSSMKSQKHWDFAHFYSGKLFILLGVILLISALLIYLLNLNVTNQCQK; the protein is encoded by the coding sequence ATGTTTATGAGTTTAGAAAATAACAGCACAACTATTATTTTATGCGTCCTGTCAGTGATTACTTTAATTACAGGTTTTTGGTTTTATTTTAATCACCCAAAAAAAATAAATATTTTCTATGGATATAGAACTAAAAGTTCAATGAAAAGTCAAAAACACTGGGATTTTGCCCATTTTTATTCAGGTAAATTATTTATTTTACTAGGTGTAATTTTACTAATCTCCGCCTTATTAATATATTTATTAAACTTAAATGTAACTAATCAGTGTCAAAAATAA
- a CDS encoding sporulation-delaying protein SdpB family protein: MNKFISKITRCNYITNVYGISRSLLAMGLLLTLIFNSTDILFQFDEVFIKNVKLNPLFNYNYFYIFRENLLLSKLIAILILLTVIIGIWSRYTVVLHWWLSISFFSSALVIDGGDQISAILTLLLIPFGLVDNRKWHWSKPKNEISDYYKIFIFFVFITIRVQASVVYFFSAALKMKEPHWQDGTVLYYWFTHPVFGANDFFYAISRPLIESPLIAIATWSVIILEVILSMALVMKKNYRKHLFVIGVLFHFSIILIHGLFSFFFSITALLIIYLLPIEKQINFNKIKKNVYEFRK, translated from the coding sequence TTGAATAAATTTATATCAAAAATAACTCGATGTAATTATATTACTAATGTCTATGGCATTTCAAGAAGCTTGTTGGCTATGGGACTGCTTCTTACTTTAATATTTAATTCCACTGATATTCTATTTCAATTTGACGAAGTTTTTATAAAAAATGTAAAACTTAATCCTCTTTTTAATTATAATTACTTTTACATTTTCAGAGAGAATCTACTATTATCTAAATTAATTGCTATTTTAATTCTACTAACTGTAATTATTGGCATATGGTCAAGATATACTGTAGTTCTGCATTGGTGGTTATCAATTAGCTTTTTTTCATCTGCACTGGTAATTGATGGAGGCGACCAAATTTCGGCGATACTAACTTTACTTCTTATTCCATTTGGCCTCGTTGACAATAGAAAGTGGCATTGGTCAAAACCTAAAAATGAAATTAGTGATTATTACAAAATATTTATCTTTTTTGTTTTTATAACAATCAGGGTTCAGGCTTCTGTTGTTTACTTTTTTTCTGCGGCACTAAAAATGAAAGAGCCCCATTGGCAAGACGGTACTGTTCTTTACTATTGGTTTACACATCCTGTTTTTGGTGCAAATGATTTTTTTTATGCAATCTCAAGACCACTAATTGAGAGTCCATTAATTGCCATTGCAACTTGGAGCGTTATAATATTGGAAGTAATATTATCAATGGCTCTCGTAATGAAAAAAAATTACCGAAAACATCTTTTTGTAATCGGTGTTCTATTTCACTTTTCAATTATACTTATTCACGGTCTCTTTAGTTTTTTCTTTTCAATAACAGCTTTACTTATCATTTATTTGTTGCCAATAGAAAAACAAATCAATTTTAACAAGATTAAAAAAAATGTTTATGAGTTTAGAAAATAA
- a CDS encoding SdpA family antimicrobial peptide system protein, producing MASRTSRHTSQNLPKSMSLPTLTDGRKKSTIAQHIIMYKFDEKDSVVKITDKNFSFNNYFGLSRRQRYEAIQMSALLSDIKEEEFVKCNEISVQNCDINKVIISNNTKNKNNYFKGTYFLKKEKAIPWAWSKSKEKLKNHYKVIEIEIE from the coding sequence TTGGCAAGTCGCACCAGCCGACACACAAGCCAAAACTTGCCAAAGAGTATGTCTTTGCCAACGCTGACAGACGGACGAAAAAAAAGTACGATTGCCCAACACATTATTATGTACAAATTTGACGAAAAAGACAGTGTTGTAAAAATTACTGATAAAAACTTCTCGTTTAATAATTATTTTGGTTTATCAAGGAGGCAACGCTACGAAGCAATACAAATGTCTGCACTTCTTTCTGATATTAAAGAAGAAGAGTTTGTAAAATGCAATGAGATTAGTGTACAAAATTGTGACATAAATAAAGTAATTATAAGTAATAATACAAAAAATAAAAACAATTATTTTAAAGGGACTTATTTTCTTAAAAAAGAAAAGGCAATTCCTTGGGCTTGGAGTAAGAGTAAAGAAAAATTAAAAAATCATTATAAGGTAATTGAAATTGAAATTGAATAA
- a CDS encoding DUF4209 domain-containing protein, whose product MDFIIENGKKIDSSITQKFFDYSKNKISDLDERVLESYLKLLVILSRKLNTSPSEFHEKLGDYHISQLENEKNKGFIAHHYYTNALEEYKKANNKEKIEQTAVLLEQAKKTIDLKKVSFELEDEKYNKLLNQWWDSTKEKTTQLIENGNSKDIYGYLILDNLLPKAAVLNEEIKPVMLDLVSTMTFDINKNVSKNKSGVINSYSIHINNFSINHIWLVVSKGIKSGKISFESLIDYLKNDSWYGQDFTYIDSNNETQGFNWIELLSPSLQSFFVQTEIDLKTNNHNPQGYILAIDSLVLKFEGLLREFSRMIGAQTIEIKDNCTEERIGFDKLLDNEKLKALIPEDDIAFFKFLFTSNGMNLRNNVAHCFFTTKNYTSAVMLLLIVALLRLGNYELKTKEKES is encoded by the coding sequence ATGGATTTTATCATTGAAAATGGCAAAAAAATAGATTCTTCAATTACTCAAAAATTTTTCGATTACTCAAAAAACAAGATTTCCGATTTAGACGAAAGGGTTTTAGAAAGCTATTTAAAATTACTCGTGATTCTTAGTCGAAAACTTAATACTTCACCAAGTGAATTTCACGAAAAGTTAGGCGACTATCATATATCACAACTCGAAAATGAAAAAAACAAAGGTTTTATTGCTCATCATTATTATACAAACGCTTTAGAAGAATATAAAAAGGCTAATAATAAAGAAAAGATTGAACAAACTGCTGTTTTATTAGAGCAAGCGAAAAAGACCATTGACCTTAAAAAAGTTTCATTTGAATTGGAAGACGAGAAATATAATAAGCTTTTAAACCAATGGTGGGATTCTACTAAGGAAAAAACTACTCAATTAATCGAAAACGGAAATTCTAAGGATATCTACGGTTATTTGATTTTAGATAATTTATTACCTAAAGCGGCTGTCTTGAATGAAGAAATAAAACCAGTTATGCTTGATTTAGTTTCAACAATGACATTTGACATTAACAAAAACGTCAGTAAAAATAAATCAGGTGTTATTAATTCTTATTCAATACATATAAATAATTTTTCCATTAATCACATTTGGCTTGTTGTTTCAAAAGGAATTAAAAGTGGTAAAATTTCCTTTGAAAGTTTAATCGATTACTTAAAAAATGATTCTTGGTACGGTCAAGATTTCACTTACATAGATTCAAATAACGAAACCCAAGGTTTTAATTGGATTGAGCTACTTTCACCATCTCTACAAAGCTTTTTTGTTCAAACAGAAATTGATTTAAAAACAAACAATCATAATCCACAAGGCTACATATTAGCAATAGACAGTTTGGTATTGAAATTTGAAGGACTATTGCGTGAATTCTCAAGAATGATTGGTGCTCAGACAATAGAAATTAAAGACAATTGTACAGAAGAAAGGATTGGTTTCGATAAATTATTGGATAATGAAAAACTAAAGGCATTGATTCCTGAAGACGATATTGCCTTTTTTAAATTTCTGTTCACTTCAAACGGAATGAATTTAAGAAACAATGTTGCTCATTGCTTTTTTACGACTAAGAATTACACATCAGCAGTTATGCTATTGCTAATTGTTGCATTATTAAGACTTGGTAATTATGAACTTAAAACGAAAGAAAAAGAATCTTAA